The following are encoded together in the Weissella soli genome:
- a CDS encoding cold-shock protein yields MEKLVGTVKNWNAENGFGYIELPGEEDVFVHFSGLEDRRVRDLNPGEEVKFVIVQGSRGPQAALVEVAD; encoded by the coding sequence ATGGAAAAATTAGTTGGTACAGTTAAAAATTGGAATGCAGAAAATGGCTTTGGTTATATTGAACTACCAGGTGAAGAGGACGTTTTTGTCCACTTTTCAGGGCTTGAAGATCGACGGGTTCGTGATTTGAATCCAGGGGAAGAAGTCAAGTTTGTCATTGTCCAAGGTTCACGGGGACCACAAGCGGCATTAGTTGAGGTAGCTGATTAA
- a CDS encoding 5'-methylthioadenosine/adenosylhomocysteine nucleosidase — MRYGVINAEQTEMDGLIEAMDADKISQISGKVFHHGKIGNVDVVVVNGGIGKVAAALTTTLLITNFGVDAVINSGSAGALGTGLKIGDIVIASELAYSDADARAFGYAFGQVPQQPARFVADEELSAGLAAGFQNDEVNAVRGLIVSGDQFMDSEAKKQAILAHFPEVQSAEMEGAAVAQIATHFDVPFAVVRAISDNADGESAMAYDEFVVLAGRRSAQVLIDFFASK, encoded by the coding sequence ATGCGTTACGGAGTTATTAATGCTGAACAAACCGAGATGGATGGTTTGATTGAAGCAATGGATGCGGACAAAATATCACAAATCTCTGGGAAAGTGTTTCATCACGGTAAAATCGGTAATGTTGACGTTGTCGTTGTGAATGGTGGCATTGGTAAAGTAGCCGCTGCATTAACAACGACTTTGTTAATTACTAATTTTGGTGTTGACGCGGTGATCAATTCTGGCTCGGCTGGTGCATTAGGCACTGGTTTGAAGATTGGGGATATTGTGATCGCTAGTGAATTAGCCTACTCAGATGCTGATGCACGTGCCTTTGGGTATGCTTTTGGTCAAGTACCACAACAGCCAGCTCGATTTGTAGCCGATGAAGAATTGTCTGCCGGATTAGCCGCTGGTTTTCAAAATGATGAGGTGAATGCCGTGCGTGGCTTGATTGTTTCAGGTGATCAATTCATGGATTCTGAGGCGAAGAAGCAAGCTATTTTGGCACACTTTCCGGAAGTACAGTCAGCTGAAATGGAAGGGGCAGCGGTTGCCCAAATTGCGACCCACTTTGATGTGCCTTTTGCAGTTGTGCGGGCAATTTCTGATAATGCCGATGGGGAATCAGCTATGGCCTATGATGAATTTGTTGTCTTAGCAGGTCGTCGTAGTGCCCAAGTCTTGATCGATTTCTTTGCATCTAAATAA
- a CDS encoding ABC transporter ATP-binding protein, with amino-acid sequence MKEYTNAFKFFFRYMKQYKLQFFVIVIAVIGATYLQVKAPVYLGEALTRMGEWLQTTMQHKSATKVLAQLAQAIPGGQIPDGFQLPAKMVKELAKNDMPTTLQGLQHLAHTTPSKQPFFDVMWKLLLAYVTTAVAQLIYSLLFNRVVSHSTNNMRKGLFGKIERMTIAFFDSHADGDILSRFTSDLDNIQNSLNQSLSQVFTNIALFIGIIIMMFNQNVKLAWLTMALTPVAIILAILIIRQGKKFTDLQQNEVGKLNAYMDEKISGQKAIIVEGLQDDVIDGFLVHNDKVRKATFKARVFGGMLFPMMNGLSLLNVAIVIFGGSIIALNDASLSRAAALGLVVTFVQYAQQYFQPIMQVSSSFNELQMAITGARRLQETFDEADEVRPENGLVVDELKNSVKINHVDFGYLPGKQILKDVTIEAKKGEMVAIVGPTGSGKTTIMNLVNRFYDVDHGAVEFDGIDVQQLDLDSLRSHVGLVLQESVLFTGTIRDNIAFGKPDATDEEVIHAAKTTHIHDFIMSLPDGYATEVNDDENVFSVGQKQQISIARTIITDPQVLILDEATSNVDTVTEQQIQAAMEAAISGRTSFVIAHRLKTILNADKIIVLRDGKVIEQGNHQSLLQQDGFYAELYKNQFVFE; translated from the coding sequence ATGAAAGAATATACAAATGCCTTCAAATTTTTCTTCCGGTATATGAAGCAGTACAAATTACAATTCTTTGTGATTGTGATTGCAGTGATTGGGGCGACCTATTTGCAGGTCAAAGCACCCGTTTATCTTGGTGAAGCTTTGACTCGCATGGGTGAGTGGTTACAGACAACCATGCAACATAAGAGCGCTACCAAGGTGTTAGCGCAACTCGCACAGGCTATTCCTGGTGGCCAGATTCCGGATGGCTTCCAATTACCAGCTAAGATGGTGAAGGAATTAGCCAAAAATGATATGCCAACAACTTTGCAAGGATTGCAACATCTCGCACACACAACGCCATCGAAGCAACCATTCTTTGATGTGATGTGGAAGTTGTTGCTCGCCTATGTGACCACAGCAGTTGCCCAGCTAATCTACTCACTGTTGTTCAACCGGGTGGTATCACACTCAACGAACAACATGCGTAAAGGTTTGTTTGGTAAGATCGAACGCATGACCATTGCCTTCTTTGACAGTCATGCTGATGGAGATATTTTGTCACGATTCACTTCTGATTTGGATAATATCCAAAACTCATTGAATCAATCATTGTCACAAGTCTTTACTAATATTGCGTTGTTCATTGGGATTATCATCATGATGTTCAACCAAAATGTTAAGTTGGCTTGGTTGACGATGGCCTTAACACCGGTAGCCATTATTTTGGCAATTTTGATTATCCGTCAAGGTAAGAAGTTTACTGATTTGCAACAAAATGAAGTTGGTAAATTGAATGCCTACATGGATGAAAAGATTTCAGGTCAAAAGGCCATCATTGTTGAAGGATTGCAAGATGACGTCATTGACGGTTTCTTAGTCCACAACGATAAGGTACGTAAAGCGACCTTCAAGGCACGTGTCTTTGGTGGTATGTTATTCCCCATGATGAACGGATTATCATTGTTGAATGTCGCGATTGTGATCTTTGGTGGCTCAATCATTGCATTGAACGATGCTAGTCTATCAAGAGCAGCGGCGTTAGGATTAGTGGTGACGTTCGTCCAATACGCGCAACAATACTTCCAACCAATCATGCAAGTGTCGTCATCATTTAATGAATTGCAAATGGCGATTACCGGGGCCCGTCGTCTACAAGAAACCTTCGATGAAGCTGACGAAGTGCGACCTGAAAATGGGTTGGTAGTCGATGAATTAAAGAATAGCGTCAAGATTAATCATGTCGACTTTGGTTATCTACCAGGTAAACAGATTTTAAAGGATGTCACAATTGAAGCCAAAAAGGGTGAAATGGTGGCTATCGTTGGTCCAACTGGAAGTGGTAAGACCACGATCATGAATTTGGTGAACCGTTTCTATGACGTCGATCATGGGGCGGTAGAATTTGACGGGATTGATGTTCAGCAGCTTGATCTGGATTCACTGCGCTCACACGTGGGACTCGTCTTGCAAGAATCTGTTTTGTTTACGGGTACGATTCGTGACAATATTGCATTTGGTAAACCTGATGCAACCGATGAAGAAGTGATCCATGCGGCTAAGACAACCCATATCCACGACTTCATTATGTCACTACCTGATGGTTATGCCACTGAGGTGAATGATGATGAAAATGTTTTTTCAGTCGGTCAAAAGCAACAAATTTCGATTGCCCGGACGATCATCACCGATCCACAAGTTTTGATCTTAGATGAGGCCACATCGAATGTTGATACGGTGACCGAGCAACAAATCCAAGCCGCCATGGAGGCAGCCATTTCTGGTCGGACGTCATTTGTGATTGCGCATCGTTTGAAGACAATTTTGAATGCGGATAAGATTATCGTGTTGCGCGATGGTAAGGTGATTGAACAAGGTAATCACCAATCCTTGTTGCAACAGGATGGTTTCTACGCTGAATTATATAAGAATCAATTTGTATTTGAATAA
- a CDS encoding DUF3397 family protein, which produces MLTFVEWPYILAITLAVGVVIFALWHRITRIPGMRGVQPLDVMVLVLWWSMSALAFQTWMHAGIVNLWIMFFLWGMALILLQAFIGGHFEVRRFLKSWWIIIKWATVLAYLVVVILVLVINK; this is translated from the coding sequence ATGCTAACTTTTGTTGAATGGCCATATATTCTGGCCATTACATTGGCAGTTGGAGTGGTGATTTTTGCGCTATGGCATCGCATCACACGCATTCCAGGGATGCGTGGCGTCCAGCCGCTTGATGTGATGGTACTGGTGTTATGGTGGAGCATGAGTGCGCTGGCTTTTCAGACATGGATGCACGCTGGAATCGTTAATTTATGGATCATGTTTTTCCTTTGGGGAATGGCATTAATCTTATTGCAAGCATTTATTGGTGGTCACTTCGAAGTCCGTCGTTTTTTAAAAAGCTGGTGGATTATCATTAAATGGGCAACTGTGTTGGCTTATTTAGTGGTTGTGATTTTAGTTTTGGTCATCAATAAGTAA
- a CDS encoding JAB domain-containing protein, with protein sequence MKITSDEFIPWMIEVGGRRPQEEAWAVYVDTQLVIRHVKCIAKGTLDAVVIHPRDVFRHAIAMNAYGFIIVHNHPSGRLVFSQMDLEVLRKLAVCAAIVQIHLFDFLVVSADGYISAFERKMVPEIQWQNLLDLWTKHVNL encoded by the coding sequence ATGAAAATAACGAGTGATGAGTTTATCCCTTGGATGATTGAGGTCGGCGGTCGGCGCCCCCAAGAAGAAGCTTGGGCAGTTTACGTGGATACGCAACTGGTCATACGCCATGTTAAGTGCATTGCTAAAGGCACACTGGATGCGGTTGTCATCCATCCACGTGATGTTTTTCGGCATGCAATTGCGATGAATGCCTATGGGTTTATCATCGTCCATAATCACCCGAGCGGCCGGTTGGTTTTTTCACAGATGGATCTGGAAGTTTTAAGAAAATTGGCGGTTTGTGCAGCAATTGTTCAAATTCATCTTTTCGATTTTTTAGTTGTTAGTGCCGATGGCTATATCAGCGCTTTTGAGCGGAAAATGGTGCCAGAAATTCAATGGCAAAATTTGCTAGATTTATGGACGAAGCACGTCAATCTATGA
- a CDS encoding NUDIX hydrolase, with product MEDKAFEAQVKETVIKEEVVYHGHIIDVVDETVVLSDGHQTHRDIVHHAGAVAILALTADDKMIVEKQWRAPVRKVTLEIPAGKLDERDHGDALAAVNRELNEEVRLQAGNIKKFAGFYSSIGFADEYMHLYLATDLQPVTTELPQDADENIGVVYLSFDEATDLYEAGLLDDGKTVVAYQYWKIMRLEQGLK from the coding sequence ATGGAAGATAAGGCCTTTGAAGCACAAGTTAAGGAAACCGTCATCAAAGAAGAAGTTGTTTATCATGGCCATATTATCGACGTGGTGGATGAAACGGTCGTCTTAAGTGATGGCCACCAGACACATCGTGATATCGTGCATCATGCTGGTGCCGTCGCTATTTTAGCGTTGACTGCCGACGATAAGATGATTGTTGAAAAACAATGGCGTGCGCCAGTGCGAAAAGTCACCTTAGAAATTCCAGCTGGTAAATTAGATGAACGTGATCACGGGGATGCCCTGGCTGCGGTCAATCGTGAACTGAATGAAGAAGTGCGTTTACAAGCCGGTAACATCAAAAAATTTGCGGGTTTCTACTCTTCAATCGGTTTTGCAGATGAGTATATGCATCTTTATTTAGCAACTGATTTGCAACCCGTCACAACGGAATTACCACAGGATGCCGATGAAAATATCGGTGTGGTGTACCTATCCTTTGATGAAGCAACGGATTTGTATGAAGCAGGCTTGCTGGATGATGGTAAGACAGTGGTCGCTTACCAATACTGGAAAATTATGCGATTGGAACAAGGATTGAAGTAA
- a CDS encoding BMP family lipoprotein, producing the protein MNRSTKLAAGIAAVIVVAGGVYYATQSGNSTNKKFSVAMVTDAPGNIDDHSFSEAAWSGLKAWGKENGVKKGVNGYDYFISKTKADFTPNFNQAVASKFDLVAGIGFDLQAAVEKAAKAHPKTKFALVDAEANSKLKNVQSLMFNSEESSYLTGVAAATKAKELGDTTVGFIGGMKGPVVGRFEYGFRLGVASVDKNIKVDAVYANSYADPAKGQLIANAMMADGVHVINHVSGGTGNGAFTAVKQHDQTLAADSKDKAYMIGVDIDQSAQGKYTSKDGKAANFTLTSSLTNVGRGLQLSANAAKAGKFQGGKVTYYGLKEGGVSVIKKNLDTKTKAAVNKAEKALKDGSIKLKYNNQYAK; encoded by the coding sequence ATGAATCGCTCTACAAAACTTGCAGCCGGTATCGCTGCCGTTATCGTTGTCGCTGGTGGTGTTTACTACGCTACCCAATCAGGCAACTCAACCAACAAAAAATTCTCCGTTGCCATGGTCACTGATGCCCCTGGTAACATTGACGACCATTCGTTTAGTGAGGCCGCCTGGTCAGGCTTGAAAGCTTGGGGTAAGGAAAATGGCGTTAAAAAGGGCGTCAATGGCTATGATTACTTTATTTCAAAGACGAAAGCTGACTTTACACCTAACTTCAACCAAGCTGTTGCTTCTAAGTTCGACCTGGTTGCCGGGATTGGCTTCGATCTCCAAGCCGCAGTCGAAAAGGCTGCTAAGGCCCACCCAAAGACTAAGTTTGCTCTAGTTGACGCTGAAGCAAATTCAAAGCTAAAGAACGTGCAATCATTGATGTTTAATTCTGAGGAATCTTCATACCTAACTGGTGTGGCTGCGGCTACGAAGGCTAAGGAATTGGGTGACACCACCGTTGGCTTTATCGGTGGTATGAAGGGACCCGTTGTCGGCCGCTTTGAATATGGCTTCCGTTTGGGAGTTGCCTCTGTTGATAAGAACATTAAAGTTGATGCAGTCTATGCTAATTCCTATGCTGATCCAGCTAAGGGGCAATTAATTGCCAATGCCATGATGGCTGATGGTGTGCATGTCATTAACCACGTTTCTGGTGGTACTGGTAATGGTGCCTTCACCGCTGTTAAGCAACACGACCAAACGTTGGCGGCTGATTCAAAGGATAAAGCCTATATGATTGGTGTCGATATTGACCAATCTGCTCAAGGTAAGTACACTTCAAAGGATGGTAAAGCGGCTAACTTCACGCTGACTTCATCACTAACCAACGTTGGTCGTGGTTTGCAACTTTCTGCAAACGCGGCTAAAGCTGGTAAGTTCCAAGGTGGTAAGGTCACCTACTATGGCTTGAAGGAAGGCGGCGTTTCCGTTATCAAGAAGAACCTGGATACCAAGACAAAGGCTGCCGTCAACAAAGCTGAAAAGGCTTTGAAAGACGGTTCAATCAAGTTGAAGTACAACAACCAATACGCAAAATAA
- a CDS encoding rod shape-determining protein encodes MFSFGTRNVGIDLGTANTLVYIDGKGIVLREPSVVARNTKTNEVVAVGSEAKDMIGRTPGSIKAIRPMRDGVIADYETTVAMLKYYLGKALGGHSSRPYVTIGVPSGVTAVERRAVIDAARVAGARDAYVIEEPFAAAVGAGLPVMEPTGSMVVDMGGGTTDVATISLGGIVSSRSIRMAGDKLDESIMSYIRQKYSVLIGEQTSERLKIEIGSADVEAAKDMASTTVRGRDLVTGLPKTIEVLAEDVAIAMKDVIAEIIVAIKETLEETSPEIAADVIDRGIVLTGGGALLKHLDTVIAEATKVPVFVAPNPLDAVVIGTGEALKSIDVLKNN; translated from the coding sequence GTGTTTTCATTTGGAACTCGAAATGTCGGAATCGACTTAGGTACAGCCAACACGTTGGTGTATATCGATGGTAAGGGAATCGTTTTACGCGAACCATCAGTCGTCGCCCGAAATACAAAAACAAACGAAGTCGTTGCAGTCGGTTCAGAAGCTAAAGATATGATTGGCCGGACTCCAGGCTCAATCAAGGCCATTCGTCCGATGCGTGATGGTGTTATCGCAGACTACGAAACAACGGTGGCCATGTTGAAGTACTACTTAGGCAAGGCGCTTGGTGGACATAGTTCACGACCATACGTGACCATTGGGGTACCCTCAGGTGTGACGGCTGTTGAACGACGGGCCGTGATTGATGCTGCACGTGTCGCTGGTGCGCGTGACGCGTATGTGATCGAAGAACCATTTGCGGCTGCAGTCGGAGCTGGTTTACCAGTGATGGAACCAACTGGCTCAATGGTTGTGGACATGGGTGGGGGCACCACTGACGTTGCTACTATTTCATTGGGTGGGATTGTTTCATCACGTTCCATTCGTATGGCGGGCGATAAGTTGGATGAATCCATCATGTCTTACATTCGTCAAAAATATTCAGTCTTAATTGGGGAACAAACCTCAGAACGTTTGAAAATCGAAATTGGTTCAGCGGATGTTGAAGCAGCCAAGGACATGGCATCGACAACGGTGCGTGGCCGTGACTTGGTCACAGGATTGCCAAAGACAATTGAAGTATTAGCGGAAGACGTGGCAATTGCCATGAAGGATGTGATTGCTGAAATTATCGTGGCGATCAAGGAAACTTTAGAAGAGACTTCACCTGAAATTGCCGCGGACGTTATCGATCGTGGTATTGTCTTAACTGGTGGTGGTGCACTTTTGAAGCACCTCGATACGGTGATTGCTGAGGCCACAAAGGTCCCAGTATTCGTCGCCCCAAATCCATTAGATGCTGTCGTTATTGGTACTGGTGAAGCATTGAAGTCAATCGATGTTTTGAAGAATAACTAA
- a CDS encoding ABC transporter ATP-binding protein — protein MYFKHLMQYKWYVMASLLMIVGIVAAALIQPQYLTDVLTAITNDNQDKIYQVGVKLVVVAVIGLIAGLINTVLAAKIAQGVTADIREEAFRKIQSFSYENVEKFNAGNLVVRMTNDTNQIQNLTMMIFQILLRVPMLFIGSFILAINVLPKLWWLIIVLVVLILIITAGLMSQMGPHFSAFQKLMDKINGIAKENLRGTRVVKSFLQEKNQIKKFDATSDELLGHNLAVGNLFAAMIPAFTLVSQLTIFAAIYLVSTFVENDPSALSSVASFMTYMGQIMFAIIMGGMMMMMASRAMISLKRIQEVLDTKPAMTYATDEVVDLEGSIQFEHVTFKYPNDDTATLHDVSFAIKSGQLVGIVGATGSGKSTLAQLIPRLFDPTEGTVTVGGKDLKTLSKGTLKKNISIVLQKAILFSGTVADNLKQGKPDASPDDLYQAARISQALEFIDQLPGQYEAPVEERGNNYSGGQKQRMSIARGVIKSPKVLVLDDSTSALDAKSEKLVQEALDHELKATTTVIIAQKISSVVHADTILVLDEGRLVAQGSHAELLQSSAVYQHIYETQKGKEEN, from the coding sequence ATGTATTTCAAACATTTAATGCAGTATAAGTGGTATGTGATGGCATCACTCCTGATGATCGTGGGAATTGTGGCAGCAGCCTTGATTCAACCACAATATCTAACGGATGTCCTAACCGCAATCACAAATGACAATCAAGATAAAATTTATCAAGTGGGTGTCAAATTAGTAGTTGTGGCCGTGATTGGACTGATTGCTGGGTTGATTAACACCGTTCTGGCAGCCAAAATCGCGCAGGGTGTGACCGCGGATATTCGTGAGGAAGCCTTCCGCAAAATTCAAAGCTTTTCATATGAAAACGTTGAAAAATTCAACGCTGGAAATTTGGTTGTGCGGATGACCAATGATACTAACCAAATTCAAAATTTGACGATGATGATTTTCCAAATCCTATTGCGTGTTCCAATGTTGTTCATTGGCTCATTTATTTTGGCGATCAACGTTTTGCCAAAGTTGTGGTGGTTGATTATTGTTTTAGTTGTATTGATTTTGATCATTACTGCTGGCTTAATGAGCCAAATGGGACCGCATTTTAGTGCCTTCCAAAAGTTGATGGATAAAATCAACGGGATTGCGAAGGAAAATTTGCGCGGTACGCGTGTCGTTAAGTCATTTCTACAAGAAAAAAATCAAATTAAAAAATTCGATGCAACATCTGATGAATTATTGGGTCATAATTTGGCAGTTGGTAATTTATTTGCCGCGATGATCCCAGCCTTTACGCTGGTGTCACAACTGACCATTTTTGCCGCCATTTACTTGGTCTCAACCTTTGTCGAGAATGATCCCAGTGCCCTTTCAAGTGTTGCCTCATTTATGACCTATATGGGTCAAATCATGTTTGCCATCATTATGGGGGGCATGATGATGATGATGGCGTCACGTGCCATGATCTCTTTGAAGCGTATTCAAGAAGTGTTGGATACCAAACCAGCCATGACTTATGCCACGGATGAGGTCGTTGACTTAGAGGGATCAATTCAATTTGAGCATGTGACATTCAAATACCCTAATGATGACACCGCGACGTTGCATGATGTCTCATTTGCGATCAAATCAGGCCAATTAGTTGGTATTGTTGGGGCAACTGGATCAGGTAAGTCCACGTTAGCACAGTTGATTCCACGGTTGTTTGATCCAACCGAAGGCACTGTGACCGTCGGTGGTAAAGACCTGAAAACATTATCAAAGGGTACTCTAAAAAAGAATATCTCAATCGTTTTGCAAAAGGCCATTCTATTTTCAGGCACGGTGGCTGATAATTTAAAGCAAGGTAAGCCAGACGCTTCACCTGATGATTTGTATCAAGCAGCTCGCATTTCGCAAGCATTAGAATTTATTGATCAGTTACCTGGTCAGTATGAGGCGCCAGTTGAAGAGCGTGGTAATAACTATTCTGGTGGGCAAAAGCAACGCATGTCGATTGCGCGGGGCGTCATTAAATCACCAAAAGTCTTGGTCTTAGATGATTCGACGTCTGCTTTGGATGCCAAGTCTGAAAAGTTAGTCCAAGAAGCCCTAGATCATGAGTTGAAGGCGACGACGACGGTGATTATTGCCCAAAAAATTTCGTCAGTTGTACATGCCGATACTATTTTGGTACTGGATGAGGGTCGTTTAGTTGCCCAGGGATCACATGCTGAATTGCTTCAATCGTCGGCCGTCTATCAACACATTTACGAGACACAAAAGGGAAAGGAAGAAAATTAA
- a CDS encoding DUF1361 domain-containing protein, protein MNRRIIMTIHAVIALFMIVLYVAPSHLTFLIWNLFLAVIPFDLSLVIKKVTARTMKISLTTIWVLFFPNSMYMITDFMHIYSLDGGSARFNYGMLVLGIFLGVLLGARSAEIIFESYFPKATTRSVLGFFGSLSLLSAYGMYLGRYARLNSWDIITNWNQVVSLIVKSFSLSSIEFVLIFAFVQMIILLTFRALRHLE, encoded by the coding sequence ATGAATCGACGAATTATCATGACTATCCATGCGGTAATTGCGCTCTTTATGATCGTCCTGTACGTTGCGCCTAGTCACCTCACTTTCTTGATTTGGAATCTGTTTTTAGCGGTGATTCCATTTGATTTGAGTTTGGTTATTAAAAAAGTTACTGCGCGGACAATGAAAATCTCGTTAACCACGATTTGGGTGCTTTTTTTTCCCAATTCGATGTATATGATTACTGATTTTATGCATATTTATAGCTTGGATGGTGGCAGCGCTCGTTTTAACTATGGCATGCTTGTTTTAGGTATTTTCTTAGGGGTCTTGTTAGGCGCTCGCTCGGCTGAAATTATCTTTGAGAGTTATTTTCCAAAGGCAACCACCCGGTCTGTGCTCGGATTTTTCGGTAGTTTATCATTACTATCGGCTTATGGGATGTACTTAGGCCGGTACGCCCGGTTGAATTCTTGGGACATTATTACCAATTGGAATCAAGTGGTATCACTGATTGTTAAGTCGTTCTCGCTTTCAAGTATTGAATTTGTGTTAATTTTTGCCTTCGTGCAAATGATCATTCTGTTAACTTTTCGTGCATTGCGCCACTTAGAATAG
- a CDS encoding VOC family protein has protein sequence MRVSQLSPLSIPAQDIPRAVRFYREVFDLPSVFGKHESAHLSLHGEGITFIENAAPTNVQVIVKDTPADIQNHFINYFVPETRPAEVIDQATHFFIADFEGNTIEVIAK, from the coding sequence ATGCGTGTTAGTCAATTAAGTCCACTCAGTATCCCCGCTCAAGATATTCCGCGGGCAGTTCGCTTCTATCGTGAAGTTTTTGATTTACCATCAGTCTTTGGTAAACACGAATCTGCCCATCTGTCACTACATGGTGAAGGCATCACGTTTATTGAAAACGCTGCGCCCACCAATGTTCAGGTGATTGTCAAGGATACGCCTGCTGACATTCAAAATCATTTCATTAATTACTTCGTACCTGAAACACGACCAGCCGAGGTCATTGATCAGGCCACCCACTTCTTTATTGCCGATTTTGAAGGCAACACCATTGAAGTCATTGCTAAGTAA
- a CDS encoding DUF4044 domain-containing protein, giving the protein MPRKPKSRLAKINQFFVIIMLILSLGGVFVVLLQAFLAY; this is encoded by the coding sequence ATGCCCAGAAAACCAAAATCACGCTTAGCAAAGATCAATCAATTTTTCGTCATCATCATGTTAATTCTATCTCTCGGTGGTGTTTTTGTAGTTTTGCTTCAAGCGTTCTTAGCCTATTAA